The sequence TTTTAGATCTTCTCCTGTTGCAGAACAAATCTGACAGGTGTTATGGTAATATTGCTTCACCAGATATGCAAGAAAACGGTTTCTCCTCGTCTGCATTGGCAAAATCCTCATCTCTTCTTTTTTGATAATAGAAAGAAGATCTCCACCTGCTTTTACATATGCTGAATAAATTTGATGATACCGGCGTTCTGAGGGAGGGTGCGTTATGGTTCTGGCTGCCTGGATTAATGATTCTTTGGAAAGATTTTTCGGATTTATTGATCCAGATTGTTCAGGAAAAACGTCCAAAAGCCGAAGGAGAAGAAGTGGATCCTCTCGACGGAGTCTGTCCTGGATTGTCGGTTTACTTAAGATAGCATCAAAAACGTTTTTTGCAGTTATTGGGATAAGACCAAATTTTACCCACCATTCCAAAATAATCCCCAATTCAATCTGATCACAGATCAAAAATTTTAATTTGCCCCGCCTGTTAAGTACCATATTTGCCAGTGCATCAGCGGCGTTTAGATTGATGAGGTTTTGAAGCTCTGGATATATATGAAAATGAATCCGGATTATCTCTGCAATCCATTCAAAATCTGATGAATATGGTCCCTGAGCTTTATGAAACAAGAATTCAAGAAATGCAATAGAATATGATGGAGCACCAAGTATGGTCTGTTCTGACAGTGGATCATGCTTTGTACATTCTTTAATTGCAATATGTGCACCATATTCTGGCTGAATCTCACATGATTTGGATCTGTTTAACACAGTCTCGAAACAGTTGACATGGTCCTGCCATCGCATACTCCTCATGCTGTCATCAATGAAACTGGAATCGTGTTCCTACCGAGCTAAGAAGAAACTGTTCTGGCATTTCCTTTGCCATTGAAACCTGGGCTTCCCACCCTGTACAATGCATGGGGATAATATGATCCGGATGAATTGTACACAGATCTGATATGGTTTGAGGGATTATTTTGCTAAAATATGGACCGGATAAGTGAAATCCTCCCATAATTGCATGAACAGGAGCAATGCCTGTAATTTTTTGTGCATACAGAACTGAATTAACAATTCCTGCATGAGCACATCCGGAAACAATTATGAGTCCTTTATTTTTCAGATTGAGGACAAGAGATTGATCGTCCCGGAATGGATCTTTTACATAATCCCCTTTTTCAAATGTTTCGAGTACAGGAGATCCCTGTTCATAGGATGTTATCCGTTCAATCTCTCCGGTGAGCAGAATATGTTGATTACAAAGAAGGGATGGTTTCTCTGATAACGCTAATATACCACCTGCATGGGTGACCTCGTCTCGTTTCATTGTTGGGAGATCAGTGTACGAGCCATCAACGAGTTTTT comes from Methanospirillum hungatei and encodes:
- a CDS encoding HNH endonuclease signature motif containing protein; this encodes MRWQDHVNCFETVLNRSKSCEIQPEYGAHIAIKECTKHDPLSEQTILGAPSYSIAFLEFLFHKAQGPYSSDFEWIAEIIRIHFHIYPELQNLINLNAADALANMVLNRRGKLKFLICDQIELGIILEWWVKFGLIPITAKNVFDAILSKPTIQDRLRREDPLLLLRLLDVFPEQSGSINPKNLSKESLIQAARTITHPPSERRYHQIYSAYVKAGGDLLSIIKKEEMRILPMQTRRNRFLAYLVKQYYHNTCQICSATGEDLKKPVEVHHIIPLSKQGEDCAHNMIVTCISHHRAIHDGIISLSTVKDTILINTPENTYFITQEL
- a CDS encoding MBL fold metallo-hydrolase gives rise to the protein MKYVLHPVDRIEITVLVDNYTDLLLIEDDSSVHRPKLSHGRTLLAEHGLSLLIQITYGQKTHTILMDAGASEIALFKNADVLGLNLDDIEEIVISHGHFDHIGALDKVLRASSCRLPVNLHPASFAPRRKKLVDGSYTDLPTMKRDEVTHAGGILALSEKPSLLCNQHILLTGEIERITSYEQGSPVLETFEKGDYVKDPFRDDQSLVLNLKNKGLIIVSGCAHAGIVNSVLYAQKITGIAPVHAIMGGFHLSGPYFSKIIPQTISDLCTIHPDHIIPMHCTGWEAQVSMAKEMPEQFLLSSVGTRFQFH